From Leptolyngbya sp. KIOST-1, one genomic window encodes:
- a CDS encoding DUF3747 domain-containing protein: MNPMSTLKAAAALFAATLGVLGGAGQAVAQNHTPIQPVVRNAGTLLAQTFGNIDINAANFLVVAVPGSTAQPYRLYVVEQLQPNPPCWTIVNPGGEPTQVNALWNTFDFTGVCRLQRDTNGYAVRLAGQDVSGARFEVNQRNGDLLLQFAPSTVSRDRITIGRANGISPTGFTQIDLNPGWSLTKRTFNGQIVSSHLVYFTNDLTLAQLQGQGQDPGGVTPPVTPPVTPPAVAFNDIRGNRYAAEITRAAQLGVISGFPDGTFRPTAPLTREQAISVVMEGANDLLPTTVLATLPQAVFSPPFADVAVNRWSALKIAQARQLGVVSGDFGTSNFRPTDNVSRAELMAMMYRVALIRADAGAGDTTSTSPVPGRDQATGGLIPNVANPVRFTDIAGHWGENAIRQMAQVCAVASPLNETGTNFAPNTNALRDFTAAAAVRAIDCPAARPQ, from the coding sequence ATGAATCCGATGTCGACGCTTAAAGCGGCTGCTGCGCTCTTTGCAGCCACTCTTGGGGTGCTTGGTGGGGCTGGGCAGGCCGTTGCCCAAAACCACACCCCGATTCAGCCCGTGGTACGCAATGCTGGCACGCTGCTAGCGCAAACCTTTGGCAACATTGATATCAATGCGGCCAACTTTCTGGTGGTTGCCGTGCCGGGCAGTACGGCCCAGCCCTACCGGCTTTACGTCGTCGAGCAGCTGCAGCCCAACCCGCCGTGCTGGACGATTGTGAACCCCGGCGGCGAACCTACCCAGGTCAATGCGCTGTGGAATACCTTTGACTTTACGGGGGTCTGCCGCCTGCAGCGAGATACCAACGGCTATGCCGTGCGCCTGGCCGGTCAAGATGTCTCGGGAGCCCGGTTTGAGGTAAATCAGCGGAATGGCGACTTGCTGCTGCAGTTTGCGCCCAGCACCGTCTCGCGCGATCGCATCACCATTGGCCGAGCCAACGGTATCAGCCCCACCGGCTTTACCCAAATTGACCTCAACCCCGGCTGGTCGCTGACCAAGCGAACCTTCAACGGGCAGATCGTGAGTTCGCACCTCGTCTATTTCACCAACGACTTGACCCTGGCTCAGCTTCAGGGTCAGGGTCAGGATCCGGGCGGGGTCACGCCGCCTGTTACGCCGCCTGTCACCCCGCCCGCTGTGGCCTTTAACGATATTCGGGGCAACCGTTACGCGGCTGAGATTACTCGCGCTGCCCAGCTGGGCGTAATTTCCGGCTTCCCCGACGGCACCTTCCGACCCACTGCCCCCCTCACTCGGGAGCAGGCAATCTCGGTGGTCATGGAAGGCGCTAACGATTTGCTGCCCACCACCGTACTGGCCACCCTGCCCCAGGCGGTGTTTAGTCCCCCCTTCGCCGATGTGGCCGTCAACCGCTGGAGCGCCCTCAAGATTGCCCAGGCCAGACAATTGGGAGTCGTCAGCGGCGATTTTGGCACCAGTAACTTCCGCCCCACCGACAACGTGTCCCGCGCTGAGCTGATGGCGATGATGTACCGGGTGGCGCTGATCCGTGCCGATGCCGGGGCGGGCGATACCACCAGCACTAGTCCAGTGCCCGGCCGAGATCAGGCCACCGGTGGGCTAATCCCCAACGTCGCTAACCCGGTAAGGTTTACCGATATTGCCGGTCACTGGGGCGAAAACGCCATCAGGCAGATGGCGCAGGTGTGTGCGGTCGCCAGTCCCCTGAACGAAACCGGGACCAACTTCGCTCCCAACACCAACGCCTTGCGCGACTTTACCGCCGCCGCCGCCGTCCGGGCGATCGACTGCCCGGCCGCTCGGCCTCAGTAA
- a CDS encoding arsenate reductase family protein — translation MALTVYGIPNCGTCKKAMQWLDSHAIPYEFVNTKESPPSPAAIAAWVDALGSKAMRNTSGLSYRALGDEKQTWGDAEWIPAFSQDAMLLKRPLFEKDGKAVLVGFRAPEATLIETLGG, via the coding sequence ATGGCGCTTACGGTTTACGGGATTCCTAACTGCGGCACCTGTAAAAAGGCGATGCAATGGCTCGACAGCCATGCTATTCCCTACGAGTTTGTCAATACAAAAGAGTCACCCCCTAGCCCTGCTGCGATTGCCGCCTGGGTCGACGCTCTGGGCAGCAAGGCCATGCGCAATACCTCGGGGTTGTCCTACCGGGCCCTGGGGGATGAAAAGCAAACCTGGGGCGATGCCGAGTGGATTCCGGCCTTTAGCCAGGATGCCATGCTGCTGAAGCGGCCCCTGTTTGAGAAGGACGGCAAGGCTGTGCTGGTGGGGTTTCGTGCCCCCGAGGCAACGCTGATTGAAACCCTGGGGGGGTAG
- a CDS encoding IS630 family transposase (programmed frameshift): protein MAKPYSLDLRQKVINAIELDGMKKSEASVVFGISRNTIDLWLKRKAATGSLAPQVTSRARRQGRITDWDGFRAFAEQHRHKTQTEMAECWPGPMSQRTISRALGAIGWTRKKTYGYRQRDEHKRQAFIAKVPESRARHLVYVDESGMDERDAYGYGYAPAGARCYDLKSGQRGRRVNMIAGYRGHQLIAPFTVEGACNRTVFETWLETCLIPELCPGDWVVLDNATFHHGGRIAELIESAGCEVVYLPPYSPDLNRIEKCWGWLKSRIRKALPHDDGLRAAIEAVLKQAVS, encoded by the exons ATGGCCAAACCCTACAGCCTCGATTTGCGACAAAAGGTCATCAACGCCATCGAACTGGATGGGATGAAGAAGAGCGAAGCCAGTGTTGTTTTTGGGATCAGTCGCAACACCATCGACTTGTGGCTCAAGCGTAAAGCCGCCACTGGCAGCCTAGCGCCTCAGGTCACCTCAAGGGCCCGCCGCCAAGGGCGAATTACCGATTGGGACGGGTTTCGCGCTTTTGCCGAGCAGCATCGTCATAAGACCCAGACGGAGATGGCGGAGTGTTGGCCCGGCCCGATGAGTCAACGCACCATCTCACGGGCCTTAGGCGCCATCGGCTGGACTCGA AAAAAGACCTACGGCTACCGTCAGCGAGACGAGCACAAGCGACAGGCGTTCATAGCCAAAGTTCCTGAGTCTAGGGCTCGGCATCTGGTCTACGTGGATGAGTCGGGAATGGATGAGCGTGATGCCTACGGATACGGCTATGCCCCAGCAGGAGCGCGGTGCTATGACCTTAAATCCGGGCAACGCGGTAGGCGCGTCAACATGATCGCCGGGTATCGGGGGCATCAACTCATCGCGCCGTTTACCGTCGAAGGGGCGTGTAACCGCACCGTCTTTGAAACCTGGTTGGAGACCTGCTTGATTCCAGAGTTGTGTCCTGGAGACTGGGTGGTGCTGGATAATGCCACCTTTCATCATGGCGGGCGCATTGCCGAATTGATTGAATCGGCAGGCTGTGAGGTGGTTTATCTCCCACCGTACTCCCCTGACCTAAATCGCATTGAAAAGTGCTGGGGGTGGTTGAAAAGCCGGATCCGAAAAGCCCTCCCCCACGACGATGGCCTGCGGGCCGCTATTGAGGCTGTCCTCAAGCAAGCGGTGTCCTAA
- the rplJ gene encoding 50S ribosomal protein L10 has protein sequence MGRTLANKKELVAEIQALLDDAQLAFVIDYKGLTVAEISNLRNRLRPKGAVCKIAKNTLMRIAVEGNDTWQPITEFLKDSSAFVLVKEDFGGAIKEYQAFQKDTKKTVLRGGVMEGQALNEDQIKAITELPTKEELMARLAGAIKAMPTRVAVGVNAVPTKLAVGVKEVPASLARAIQAVSEKDAA, from the coding sequence ATGGGGAGAACCCTAGCGAATAAGAAAGAGCTGGTAGCTGAAATTCAGGCGCTGCTGGACGACGCTCAGTTAGCCTTTGTGATTGATTATAAGGGCCTGACTGTGGCTGAAATTAGCAACCTGCGCAACCGGCTGCGGCCCAAGGGCGCCGTGTGCAAAATCGCTAAAAACACGCTGATGCGGATTGCCGTTGAAGGCAACGACACCTGGCAGCCCATCACCGAGTTTCTCAAAGATTCTTCAGCCTTTGTGCTGGTCAAAGAAGACTTTGGCGGAGCGATTAAGGAATACCAGGCCTTTCAAAAAGACACCAAAAAAACCGTCCTTCGGGGCGGTGTCATGGAAGGTCAGGCCCTGAACGAAGACCAGATCAAGGCGATCACCGAACTGCCCACCAAAGAAGAGCTTATGGCTCGTCTGGCCGGGGCAATCAAGGCGATGCCGACCCGCGTGGCGGTGGGTGTCAATGCCGTGCCGACCAAGCTGGCGGTGGGTGTCAAGGAGGTGCCTGCATCTCTGGCCCGCGCCATTCAGGCTGTCTCCGAAAAAGACGCGGCCTAG
- the nusG gene encoding transcription termination/antitermination protein NusG: MALEDFSYDNDDSLDEALDNDLEAESVEDSAAPATDENNEGEAARYYQRKARWYAVQVASGCEKRVKLNLEQRVNTLDVVNRIFQVEIPQTPAIKLRKDGTRQNIDEKVFPGYVLVRMYMDDEAWSVVKNTPHVINFVGAEQRRAYGRGRGHVKPMPLGMSEVKRIFKRTEEQKPVVKVDMAPGDKITVLSGPFKDFEGEVVEVSPERSKLKALLSIFGRDTPVELEFNQVEKES, from the coding sequence ATGGCGCTTGAAGACTTTAGCTACGACAACGACGATTCTCTCGATGAAGCGCTCGACAACGATCTTGAGGCTGAATCAGTAGAAGACAGCGCCGCCCCCGCTACCGACGAAAATAACGAGGGCGAAGCCGCCCGCTACTACCAGCGCAAGGCGCGTTGGTACGCGGTGCAGGTGGCCTCCGGCTGCGAAAAGCGAGTAAAGCTCAATCTGGAGCAGCGGGTCAACACGCTGGATGTTGTCAACCGCATTTTCCAGGTTGAAATCCCTCAGACTCCAGCCATCAAGCTTCGCAAAGATGGAACCCGTCAAAACATTGACGAAAAGGTTTTCCCAGGCTACGTTCTCGTGCGCATGTACATGGACGACGAAGCCTGGTCGGTGGTTAAAAATACCCCCCACGTCATCAACTTTGTCGGTGCTGAGCAGCGTCGGGCCTATGGGCGCGGTCGCGGCCACGTCAAGCCCATGCCCCTCGGCATGAGCGAGGTAAAGCGCATCTTCAAGCGTACCGAGGAGCAAAAGCCTGTGGTCAAGGTCGATATGGCCCCTGGTGACAAAATCACCGTCCTCTCAGGTCCTTTTAAAGACTTTGAGGGTGAGGTGGTGGAAGTCAGTCCTGAGCGCAGCAAGCTCAAGGCGCTGCTGTCCATCTTTGGACGCGACACTCCAGTCGAACTGGAATTTAACCAAGTGGAAAAAGAGAGTTAA
- the secE gene encoding preprotein translocase subunit SecE, translated as MGAFLQGTKEELGKVVWPSRQQLISESAAVILMVSLSATLIYLVDRLFGWISGQVF; from the coding sequence GTGGGTGCCTTTTTGCAGGGCACCAAGGAGGAACTGGGCAAAGTGGTTTGGCCCAGTCGGCAGCAGCTCATCAGTGAGTCTGCCGCTGTGATTCTCATGGTTAGCCTATCTGCAACGCTGATCTACCTGGTTGACCGACTGTTTGGATGGATTTCGGGGCAGGTATTCTGA
- a CDS encoding TrkH family potassium uptake protein: MQMTVPRTICLGFLVLISVGTLLLLLPFATASGEWNDPLVAFFTATSAVCVTGLIVVDTGSYFSAFGQAVILLLIQVGGLGYMTANTFLVLLLGRRLGLRERLAIQKSMDSTVLAGGKSLVLSIIAMTLAFELTGLFCLYPVFNQDFGPIYGLWLSAFHSISAFNNAGFSLFADSLMGYALNPWVNIVITILVILGGIGYQVIMELLTWLRNRVQGNRCRGLFSLNFKVVTSTTAVLLAVGTLAFFVIEYQNPNTLGPADPHHKLLMAWFQSVIARTAGFNTINIGAMGNASLFIMIALMFIGASPGSTGGGIKTTTIRILIACTRMALQGKEQVLCFRRQIPTSRVLKAIAVVVGSGLAVVAATALVAVSNPNMNFIEILFESISAFATVGLSTGITADLSDVGKYVIIFTMYLGRVGVLLFMGALLGDSKPSAIQYPEEELLIG, encoded by the coding sequence ATGCAGATGACCGTTCCGCGCACTATATGCCTCGGCTTCCTAGTGCTGATTTCCGTGGGTACCCTACTGCTGCTGCTGCCCTTTGCCACCGCCAGCGGGGAGTGGAACGATCCACTGGTGGCCTTCTTTACCGCCACCTCCGCCGTCTGCGTCACGGGGCTAATCGTGGTGGACACCGGCAGCTACTTTTCGGCCTTTGGGCAAGCCGTCATTCTCCTGCTGATTCAGGTCGGTGGGCTGGGCTATATGACTGCCAACACCTTTTTGGTCCTCCTGCTAGGGCGACGGCTAGGGTTGCGAGAGCGCCTGGCGATTCAGAAGTCGATGGACAGCACGGTGCTGGCCGGAGGCAAGTCCCTGGTCCTCTCCATCATCGCGATGACGCTGGCGTTCGAGTTGACGGGGTTGTTCTGCCTCTATCCAGTCTTTAACCAGGACTTTGGGCCAATCTACGGCCTCTGGTTGTCGGCATTTCACAGCATCAGCGCCTTCAACAATGCTGGCTTTAGCCTATTTGCAGACAGCCTGATGGGCTATGCCCTCAATCCCTGGGTCAACATCGTCATTACAATTCTGGTGATCCTTGGCGGGATTGGCTACCAGGTGATTATGGAATTACTCACCTGGCTGCGTAACCGGGTCCAGGGCAACCGCTGCCGCGGTCTTTTCTCCCTCAACTTCAAAGTCGTCACCAGCACAACAGCGGTGTTGCTGGCGGTAGGTACGCTGGCCTTTTTCGTCATTGAGTACCAGAATCCCAACACCCTGGGGCCAGCAGACCCTCACCACAAGCTGCTGATGGCCTGGTTTCAGTCCGTGATCGCTCGCACCGCCGGGTTCAACACCATCAATATAGGGGCCATGGGCAACGCTTCGCTGTTTATCATGATTGCCCTAATGTTCATTGGTGCCAGCCCCGGCAGCACAGGCGGTGGCATTAAAACCACCACCATTCGAATTTTGATTGCCTGTACCCGGATGGCGCTTCAGGGCAAAGAACAGGTGCTCTGCTTTCGTCGGCAAATTCCCACCAGCCGGGTACTGAAGGCGATCGCGGTGGTGGTTGGCTCAGGTCTGGCGGTGGTGGCCGCTACGGCCCTGGTCGCCGTCAGCAACCCCAATATGAACTTCATCGAAATTCTGTTTGAATCGATTTCGGCCTTCGCCACCGTGGGTCTCTCCACTGGCATCACCGCCGACCTCTCCGATGTGGGTAAGTACGTCATTATCTTCACCATGTACCTGGGTCGGGTTGGGGTGCTGCTGTTTATGGGGGCGCTGCTAGGGGATTCTAAACCCTCGGCCATTCAGTATCCCGAGGAAGAACTGCTGATTGGCTGA
- the rplA gene encoding 50S ribosomal protein L1 — MAKVSKRLREAQAKVEDRLYEPMEALELLKETATAKFIESAEAHIRLGIDPKYTDQQLRTTVILPKGTGQTIRVAVIAKGEKVAEATAAGADLVGSEELIDEIQKGMMDFDVLIATPDVMPQVAKLGRQLGPRGLMPSPKGGTVTFDLPQAISEFKAGKLEYRADKTGIVHVMFGKADFSAEDLMVNLKALQESIDRNRPSGAKGRYWRTVAIASTMGPAIRLDVNALRDFKMNEAA; from the coding sequence ATGGCTAAAGTATCTAAGCGCCTGCGGGAAGCCCAGGCCAAAGTAGAAGACCGGCTCTATGAGCCCATGGAAGCTCTGGAGCTGCTCAAGGAAACCGCAACCGCCAAGTTTATTGAGTCGGCAGAGGCCCACATTCGCCTGGGCATCGACCCCAAGTACACCGACCAGCAGCTGCGGACAACGGTTATTTTGCCCAAGGGCACCGGACAAACCATTCGAGTTGCCGTTATTGCTAAGGGCGAGAAAGTGGCTGAGGCTACCGCCGCCGGAGCCGATCTGGTGGGGTCTGAAGAACTAATCGACGAAATCCAGAAGGGGATGATGGACTTTGACGTCCTGATTGCTACCCCCGACGTGATGCCCCAGGTGGCCAAGCTCGGTCGTCAGCTCGGTCCCCGCGGCCTGATGCCCTCTCCCAAGGGCGGCACCGTCACCTTTGATCTGCCCCAGGCCATCAGTGAGTTTAAGGCAGGTAAGTTGGAGTATCGGGCTGACAAAACCGGCATTGTCCATGTTATGTTTGGCAAGGCAGATTTTAGTGCCGAAGATCTGATGGTCAACCTCAAGGCGCTCCAGGAGAGCATCGACCGCAACCGTCCCTCTGGGGCCAAGGGTCGCTACTGGCGCACTGTTGCCATTGCCTCTACCATGGGGCCTGCCATTCGCCTTGACGTCAACGCCCTGCGCGATTTCAAAATGAATGAGGCGGCCTAG
- a CDS encoding FIST N-terminal domain-containing protein, which yields MTAIPQPDQPPIQPSMEWANAVSTCPSLEGAVKEVVEQLKGRLSAPPDLGLVFISSSFTSEFARLLPLLQSLLPLPTLVGCSGGGIVGTDAEGQPQELEDIPGFSLTVARLPGVAVRSFHLSNDDLPDLDSPPAAWSELIGMAPQQNPQFILMADPLSSNVNDLLQGLDFAYPSGVKIGGLAGIDGFNRHSGLFCDRTLHTEGIVGVALAGPLVLDTIVAQGCRPIGPVYQVDQAERNILISLGTGDGDEARPPLELLQELFETLPEGDRKLAQSSLFIGVAQDSFKLSLDQGDFLIRTLLGVDPKLGAIAVGDRLRPGQRVQFHLRDAHTSALDLEKLLQRYQHQSPDATPVGALMFACVGRGEGLYNQANFDSSLFAQYLPGLPLGGFFCGGEIGPVGQTTFLHGFTSVFGICRQP from the coding sequence ATGACCGCAATTCCCCAGCCCGACCAGCCACCTATCCAGCCGTCGATGGAGTGGGCCAACGCCGTGTCTACCTGCCCTTCCCTAGAAGGGGCGGTCAAAGAGGTCGTCGAGCAACTCAAGGGGCGATTGTCGGCTCCCCCTGATCTGGGGTTGGTGTTTATTTCCTCTTCGTTTACCAGCGAGTTTGCCCGCTTATTGCCCCTGCTACAGAGCCTGCTGCCCCTACCGACTCTGGTCGGCTGCAGCGGCGGTGGCATTGTCGGGACCGATGCTGAGGGGCAGCCCCAGGAGTTAGAAGATATCCCTGGCTTCAGCCTGACGGTGGCCCGTCTGCCTGGGGTAGCGGTGCGGAGTTTTCATCTGTCGAACGACGATCTACCCGACCTGGACAGCCCGCCTGCTGCCTGGTCAGAGCTGATTGGGATGGCCCCACAGCAAAACCCTCAGTTCATTTTGATGGCCGATCCCCTGTCGTCTAACGTCAACGATCTGCTGCAGGGTCTGGATTTTGCCTATCCCAGCGGGGTCAAAATTGGCGGTTTGGCTGGCATCGACGGTTTTAACCGCCACAGTGGCCTGTTTTGCGATCGCACCCTTCACACCGAAGGCATTGTCGGCGTGGCCCTGGCTGGCCCGCTGGTGCTAGATACCATTGTGGCTCAGGGGTGCCGTCCCATTGGGCCGGTGTACCAGGTGGATCAGGCCGAGCGCAACATTTTGATCAGCCTGGGCACTGGCGACGGCGATGAGGCTCGTCCGCCGCTGGAACTGCTGCAAGAACTTTTTGAAACGCTGCCGGAGGGCGATCGCAAGCTGGCCCAGAGTTCCCTCTTTATTGGTGTCGCCCAGGACAGTTTTAAGCTCAGCCTTGACCAGGGAGATTTTCTAATTCGCACGCTGCTGGGGGTCGATCCGAAACTGGGGGCGATCGCTGTGGGCGATCGGCTCCGCCCCGGCCAGCGGGTGCAGTTTCACCTGCGCGATGCCCATACCTCGGCCCTCGATCTAGAAAAACTGCTCCAGCGCTACCAGCACCAATCCCCGGACGCCACCCCGGTTGGGGCCCTGATGTTTGCCTGTGTCGGCCGGGGTGAAGGGCTATACAACCAGGCCAACTTCGACTCCAGTCTCTTTGCCCAGTACCTGCCGGGGCTGCCGCTGGGGGGATTTTTCTGCGGTGGCGAAATTGGCCCCGTTGGGCAGACGACGTTTCTGCACGGCTTTACCTCCGTCTTTGGCATCTGCCGCCAGCCGTAG
- the rplL gene encoding 50S ribosomal protein L7/L12: MSAKTDEILEQLKSLSLLEASELVKQIEEAFGVDASASAGGGMMMMAPGMMGGGAAAAAEPEEEKTEFDVVLEEVPADKKIAVLKVVRGLTGLGLKEAKEMVEAAPKAVKEGVTKEDAEDAKKQLEEAGGKVSVK; encoded by the coding sequence ATGTCTGCTAAAACTGACGAAATTCTTGAACAGCTAAAGTCCCTTTCTCTGCTGGAAGCTTCTGAGCTGGTCAAGCAAATTGAAGAAGCTTTCGGCGTTGATGCCTCTGCCTCCGCAGGCGGCGGCATGATGATGATGGCCCCCGGTATGATGGGCGGTGGCGCAGCTGCTGCGGCTGAACCGGAAGAGGAAAAGACTGAGTTTGATGTCGTGCTCGAAGAAGTGCCCGCCGACAAGAAGATCGCTGTCCTCAAGGTGGTGCGCGGTCTGACTGGGCTGGGTCTGAAAGAAGCCAAGGAAATGGTGGAAGCCGCTCCCAAGGCCGTTAAGGAAGGCGTGACCAAAGAAGATGCTGAAGACGCCAAGAAGCAGCTGGAAGAAGCTGGTGGCAAGGTCAGCGTTAAGTAG
- a CDS encoding CsbD family protein codes for MSIEDRAKATAKDVEGKVQEAGGKLTGDREAQLKGKAKQAEADVRHSVEDVKGQAKRAID; via the coding sequence ATGTCTATTGAAGATCGTGCTAAGGCCACTGCCAAAGACGTAGAAGGTAAGGTGCAGGAGGCCGGTGGTAAACTGACCGGCGATCGCGAGGCGCAGCTCAAGGGCAAGGCCAAGCAGGCCGAAGCCGACGTTCGCCACTCGGTAGAAGACGTCAAAGGCCAGGCCAAGCGCGCCATTGACTAG
- the rplK gene encoding 50S ribosomal protein L11 translates to MAKKVVALIKLAIPAGKANPAPPIGPALGQHGVNIMAFCKEYNARTQDKVGLVVPVEISVFEDRSFTFILKTPPASVLIKKAAGIERGSGEPRTKKVGSITRAQLKEIAETKMPDLNANDIKAAMNIVEGTARNMGVTVGD, encoded by the coding sequence ATGGCCAAGAAAGTTGTTGCACTGATTAAGCTGGCGATTCCGGCCGGAAAGGCCAACCCAGCGCCCCCGATTGGCCCTGCCCTGGGTCAGCACGGGGTAAATATTATGGCGTTCTGCAAAGAGTACAACGCCCGTACCCAGGACAAAGTAGGGCTGGTGGTGCCGGTTGAGATCTCGGTTTTTGAAGATCGCAGCTTTACCTTCATCCTCAAAACCCCTCCCGCCTCGGTACTGATCAAGAAAGCCGCTGGCATTGAGCGGGGTTCGGGTGAGCCCCGGACCAAAAAAGTGGGTTCGATTACCCGCGCCCAGCTCAAAGAGATTGCCGAGACCAAAATGCCCGACCTCAATGCAAACGACATCAAGGCTGCAATGAACATTGTTGAGGGTACCGCCCGCAACATGGGTGTTACCGTCGGCGACTAG
- a CDS encoding Calvin cycle protein CP12, whose product MSENIKERIEKEIEGARAACDASGSGSQECAAAWDAVEELQAEASHQRDKGTDRTSLEAYCDSNPEADECRVYDN is encoded by the coding sequence ATGAGCGAGAACATTAAAGAGCGCATTGAAAAAGAAATTGAAGGTGCCCGGGCCGCCTGTGATGCCTCTGGCAGCGGCTCTCAGGAATGCGCCGCAGCCTGGGACGCTGTGGAAGAGCTTCAGGCTGAAGCCTCCCACCAGCGCGATAAAGGGACCGACAGAACCTCCCTGGAGGCCTACTGCGACAGCAATCCCGAGGCCGACGAGTGCCGGGTTTATGACAACTAA
- a CDS encoding methyltransferase domain-containing protein, with amino-acid sequence MANALYQRIQTFYDDSSGLWEQIWGEHMHHGFYGPDGRQRKNRSQAQIDLIDECLSWAGIDQASDILDCGCGIGGSALELAVRYKARVTGITLSPVQARRATERAAAASLNGDSPPRAQFEVADALQTPFADQSFDLVWSMESGEHMPDKVAFLQECYRVLKPGGKLLMATWCHRPTDSLAGPLTWLEQQQLNWIYRVYGLPYVIALPDYEAIAQSCGFGHLRSADWSLAVAPFWDEVIASALTPEGLAGLAQAGPGTLQGALALGPMRQGLYSGLIRYGLLCAER; translated from the coding sequence ATGGCCAATGCTCTGTACCAAAGAATTCAGACGTTTTATGACGATTCATCGGGGCTGTGGGAGCAGATCTGGGGTGAGCACATGCACCACGGCTTCTACGGTCCTGATGGTCGCCAGCGCAAAAATCGCAGCCAGGCCCAGATTGATCTGATCGATGAATGTCTGAGTTGGGCCGGCATTGATCAGGCTAGCGATATTCTGGACTGCGGCTGCGGTATTGGCGGCAGTGCCCTGGAACTGGCCGTCCGCTACAAAGCCAGGGTGACGGGCATTACGCTAAGCCCAGTTCAGGCCCGGCGAGCGACAGAACGGGCTGCTGCCGCCAGCCTGAACGGAGACAGCCCGCCCCGGGCCCAGTTTGAGGTGGCCGACGCGCTGCAAACCCCCTTTGCTGACCAGAGTTTTGACCTGGTGTGGTCGATGGAGAGCGGTGAACACATGCCCGATAAGGTGGCATTTTTGCAGGAGTGCTACCGGGTGCTGAAGCCGGGGGGTAAGCTGCTGATGGCGACCTGGTGTCATCGGCCCACCGACTCCCTGGCAGGGCCGCTGACCTGGCTGGAGCAGCAGCAGCTCAACTGGATCTATCGAGTCTACGGGTTGCCCTACGTGATCGCGCTGCCGGACTATGAGGCGATCGCGCAGAGCTGTGGGTTTGGCCACCTCCGCAGTGCCGACTGGTCTCTGGCGGTGGCCCCGTTCTGGGATGAGGTGATTGCCTCGGCCCTGACTCCCGAGGGGTTGGCGGGGCTGGCTCAGGCTGGCCCAGGAACCCTACAGGGAGCCCTGGCCCTGGGCCCGATGCGCCAGGGGCTTTACAGTGGCCTAATTCGTTACGGACTGCTGTGTGCGGAGCGCTGA